A genomic stretch from Pseudomonas sp. MUP55 includes:
- a CDS encoding autotransporter outer membrane beta-barrel domain-containing protein, with translation MTKASGFPTRAVIAVGILSLQYITPQTAHSACAFTPGPGDDSYVCDSGTSATGLTDLLGNNSLTLPSGGSGTLNGGVTFGAGADTVRVDSGVITGAVQQGNGVDDFIMNGGQIQSLAQGDSRDTFLMTGGTIVGAFEDGDTARQTGGTIGRVDMKLDNNLYDMSGGAILGNLVTAFGTDTIIVSGGTIGGNISVSGGDDNITVSGGVINGEIRASVGNDTFNWLGGGQIKSAVLMGDGDDIAMLRGLSESQLASTPSLDGGLGDDQLTFDNTTSGTPARYVGWETVNLNNASRFDLAGDFFLGDSTSNTGTFNLDGSSTLAVTQGAIRPYSAGKLATLNNAGTIDMTTGSASAGDTLTVHGNYVGNNGQLWLQTVLGDDNSATDKLVVSDGTLSGHTQLAVTNLGGAGGFTQDNGIEVVQALNGAVSSTDAFALKGSVSAGAYEYLLFKGGVTAGTENNWYLRSSVVAVQPPAVPPVPPTPPVVVPVPPIPPTPPVVDPDEPPVEPPTAQPVAPVEPPAPPPSQVAAATSPQSAASNPVLPTAVAGAEPIALYRLEVPVYSVVVPAAQLMTLQALGTFHDRQGEQSLLTESGAVPAGWARAYGSDFNKRWSGTVSPSFDGSVKGYQVGHDLYAAHTSGGQLQRFGLFVGQSRLNGDVKGFAEGFENRRSGRVKLDGDNFGAYWTLTDSAGGYLDVVAMFTRLDGDNKSDRGVKMDTKGHALALSAEAGYPFKLSEHWVVEPQAQVIRQTIDLDSQNDGISKVSFDSQEYWTGRVGARLKGRYLVGNTPVEPYLRANAWRTFGGSDTVTFDDVDRIKSDHKSSSADVGVGVVAQLSSAVSVYLAADYNTNLDGNALEGVSGNAGVRMSW, from the coding sequence ATGACCAAGGCATCTGGCTTTCCAACCCGAGCCGTTATTGCTGTCGGCATTCTTTCACTGCAGTACATCACTCCCCAGACCGCGCACTCCGCGTGCGCTTTTACCCCCGGACCCGGCGACGATAGTTACGTCTGCGACAGCGGCACCAGCGCCACTGGCCTGACCGATCTGCTGGGCAACAACAGCCTCACCCTACCCTCCGGCGGCTCCGGCACCCTCAATGGAGGCGTCACCTTCGGTGCGGGCGCCGATACGGTACGCGTCGACTCCGGCGTGATCACCGGCGCGGTGCAGCAAGGCAACGGCGTCGATGATTTCATCATGAACGGCGGGCAAATCCAGTCCCTGGCCCAGGGTGATTCGCGCGACACCTTCCTGATGACCGGCGGCACCATCGTCGGCGCGTTCGAGGACGGCGACACCGCACGACAGACCGGTGGCACCATCGGGCGCGTCGACATGAAGCTCGACAACAACCTCTACGATATGTCCGGCGGCGCGATCCTGGGTAACCTGGTGACCGCCTTCGGCACCGACACGATCATCGTTTCGGGCGGCACCATCGGCGGCAATATCAGTGTCAGCGGCGGCGATGACAACATCACCGTCAGTGGCGGCGTGATCAATGGCGAGATCCGCGCCAGTGTCGGCAACGATACGTTCAATTGGCTGGGCGGCGGCCAGATCAAATCCGCCGTGCTGATGGGTGATGGCGATGACATCGCGATGCTGCGCGGCCTCAGCGAAAGCCAGCTGGCCAGCACGCCCTCCCTCGACGGCGGCCTGGGCGATGATCAATTGACCTTCGATAACACCACCTCCGGCACGCCGGCGCGCTATGTCGGCTGGGAGACCGTCAACCTCAACAACGCTTCGCGCTTTGACCTGGCCGGGGATTTTTTCCTCGGCGACAGTACCAGCAACACCGGTACGTTCAACCTCGATGGCAGCAGTACCCTGGCCGTGACTCAGGGCGCGATCCGCCCCTACAGCGCAGGCAAACTGGCAACGCTGAACAACGCCGGCACCATCGACATGACCACCGGCAGCGCCAGCGCCGGCGATACGCTCACGGTGCATGGCAATTACGTGGGCAACAACGGCCAACTGTGGCTGCAGACCGTGCTCGGTGACGACAACTCCGCCACGGACAAGTTGGTGGTGTCCGACGGTACGCTCAGCGGCCATACCCAGTTGGCCGTCACCAACCTCGGCGGTGCCGGTGGCTTTACCCAGGACAACGGCATCGAGGTGGTCCAGGCGCTCAACGGCGCGGTCAGCAGCACCGATGCCTTCGCCTTGAAGGGCTCGGTGTCGGCCGGCGCCTATGAGTACCTGCTGTTCAAAGGCGGCGTCACTGCCGGTACGGAAAACAACTGGTACCTGCGCTCCTCGGTGGTGGCCGTGCAGCCACCCGCCGTGCCACCGGTACCGCCCACCCCGCCGGTGGTGGTGCCTGTGCCACCGATTCCACCGACGCCGCCTGTGGTCGACCCCGATGAACCGCCGGTAGAGCCGCCGACCGCGCAACCGGTGGCGCCAGTCGAGCCGCCGGCGCCACCGCCGAGCCAGGTCGCGGCGGCCACGTCACCGCAATCGGCCGCCAGCAACCCGGTGCTGCCAACGGCCGTGGCCGGTGCCGAGCCTATCGCGCTGTACCGCCTGGAAGTGCCGGTGTACTCAGTCGTGGTTCCGGCCGCGCAACTGATGACGCTACAGGCGCTGGGCACCTTTCACGACCGCCAGGGCGAGCAAAGCCTGCTCACTGAAAGCGGGGCGGTGCCGGCCGGTTGGGCACGTGCCTATGGCAGCGACTTCAACAAGCGCTGGTCGGGCACCGTGTCGCCAAGCTTCGACGGCAGCGTCAAGGGCTATCAGGTGGGGCATGATCTTTATGCGGCGCACACCAGCGGCGGGCAACTGCAACGCTTTGGCTTGTTCGTCGGGCAGAGTCGCTTGAACGGTGACGTCAAGGGATTCGCCGAAGGCTTTGAGAACCGGCGCTCCGGACGGGTCAAGCTCGATGGCGACAACTTCGGCGCCTACTGGACGCTCACCGACTCCGCGGGCGGGTACCTGGATGTGGTCGCGATGTTCACGCGCCTGGACGGCGATAACAAATCCGACCGTGGCGTGAAGATGGACACCAAAGGCCATGCCCTGGCGCTGTCCGCCGAAGCCGGTTATCCGTTCAAACTATCCGAACATTGGGTGGTAGAACCGCAGGCCCAGGTAATCCGCCAGACCATCGACCTGGACAGCCAGAACGACGGCATTTCCAAGGTGTCGTTCGATTCCCAGGAGTACTGGACCGGCCGAGTCGGTGCGCGCCTCAAGGGCCGCTACCTAGTGGGCAACACGCCCGTCGAGCCTTACCTGCGCGCGAACGCGTGGCGCACGTTCGGCGGCAGCGACACGGTGACCTTTGATGACGTGGACCGCATCAAGAGCGACCACAAGTCGTCCAGCGCCGATGTGGGCGTAGGGGTTGTCGCCCAGTTGTCGTCGGCGGTGAGCGTTTATCTGGCGGCGGACTACAACACCAACCTGGACGGTAATGCCCTGGAGGGTGTCAGTGGCAATGCCGGTGTGCGGATGAGTTGGTGA
- a CDS encoding RimK family protein, with protein sequence MSAVHTHWREVSEQTVAATITSNGYFSSSPKGASQVVIIVERKEDWASYFPSEDIVTAQEYLEQTRENETGKRVQVINLCRGYKYLGHGYYCSLLAEARGHKVIPSVRTISELTKKALYGLALDDLDKTLDKALSHHLYSNTEGFTLTLYFGRTNIEPLQDLARQLFEAFPCPILLVDFKKNNGWHIEGVKSGVLHKLRDDQEDQFAHALDNFSRKIWRQPRSRRLARYDLAILHDPQEQLPPSNARALENFVRVGKGLGIDVDLIERKDYSRLAEYDALLIRETTSVDNHTYRFAKKAESEGLVVMDDPASILRCTNKVYLTDLLNSHQLGMPATEILYKERPEDFERVGERLGFPLVLKIPDGCFSRGVIKVESQEALLKATAELFEHSVLLLAQEFFYTEYDWRIGVLNRKPIFACQYFMSKGHWQIYNHKAIGQDINGECRTLAVHEAPKAVVELAVKTANLIGDGFYGVDLKQSGDKVVVIEVNDNPNLDAGIEDAYLQDDLYGLVLEEFVRRLELKRQGQVW encoded by the coding sequence ATGTCGGCGGTACACACTCATTGGCGTGAAGTATCCGAGCAAACAGTCGCGGCGACAATAACTTCCAACGGTTATTTTTCGTCCTCGCCCAAAGGTGCAAGTCAAGTCGTGATTATTGTCGAACGCAAGGAAGACTGGGCCTCCTACTTCCCCAGTGAAGACATTGTGACTGCCCAGGAATACCTGGAACAGACCCGGGAAAACGAGACGGGCAAGCGCGTGCAGGTGATCAACCTGTGCCGCGGCTACAAGTACCTGGGGCATGGCTACTACTGTTCCCTGCTGGCCGAAGCGCGGGGGCACAAGGTGATCCCGTCGGTGCGCACCATCAGCGAACTGACGAAAAAGGCATTGTACGGGCTGGCCCTGGACGACCTGGATAAAACCCTCGATAAAGCCTTGAGTCACCACCTTTACAGCAATACCGAAGGCTTTACCCTGACACTATATTTCGGTCGAACCAATATAGAGCCGTTGCAGGACTTGGCCCGTCAATTGTTTGAAGCGTTTCCGTGCCCGATCCTGTTGGTTGATTTCAAAAAGAATAACGGTTGGCACATCGAAGGGGTCAAGTCCGGCGTGTTGCATAAGTTGCGTGATGATCAGGAAGATCAATTCGCCCACGCCCTCGACAACTTCAGCCGCAAGATCTGGCGCCAACCACGCTCGCGCCGACTGGCCCGCTATGACCTCGCGATCCTCCACGATCCCCAGGAGCAACTGCCGCCGTCCAACGCGCGAGCCCTGGAGAATTTCGTACGGGTAGGCAAGGGCCTGGGCATCGATGTGGACCTGATCGAGCGCAAGGATTACTCGCGCCTGGCCGAGTACGACGCCTTGTTGATCCGTGAGACCACCAGCGTCGACAACCACACCTATCGTTTCGCCAAGAAAGCCGAAAGCGAAGGCCTGGTGGTGATGGACGACCCGGCATCGATCCTGCGCTGTACCAACAAGGTTTACCTCACCGACTTGCTCAACAGCCATCAGTTGGGCATGCCCGCCACCGAGATTCTCTACAAGGAACGACCGGAAGACTTTGAGCGGGTCGGCGAGCGCTTGGGGTTCCCGTTGGTATTGAAGATCCCCGACGGCTGCTTTTCCCGTGGCGTGATCAAGGTGGAGAGCCAGGAGGCGTTGCTCAAGGCCACCGCCGAGTTGTTCGAGCATTCGGTGCTGCTGCTCGCTCAGGAGTTCTTCTACACCGAGTACGACTGGCGTATCGGTGTGCTCAACCGCAAGCCGATCTTTGCCTGCCAGTACTTCATGTCCAAGGGCCATTGGCAGATCTACAACCACAAGGCCATCGGCCAGGACATCAATGGCGAATGCCGCACCCTGGCCGTTCACGAAGCGCCCAAGGCGGTGGTGGAGCTGGCCGTGAAGACCGCCAACCTGATCGGCGATGGCTTTTACGGTGTAGACCTCAAGCAGTCCGGCGACAAAGTGGTGGTGATCGAGGTCAACGACAATCCCAACCTGGACGCAGGCATTGAGGATGCCTATTTGCAGGACGACCTCTATGGCCTGGTGCTGGAGGAGTTCGTGCGGCGCCTGGAACTAAAACGCCAAGGGCAAGTGTGGTAG
- a CDS encoding class I SAM-dependent methyltransferase: MTGVHTSAQQGFSTQAVTYAQGRPDYPRQLTGWLAQALRIDGQSNVVDLGAGTGKFTRLLSTLAPRLTAVEPVAEMGAQLKRLLPDVRLVNGTAQSMPLPSASADAVVCAQAFHWFSTEAALAEIHRVLKADGRLGLVWNVRDESVDWVAAITRIITPYEGDTPRFHTGRWREAFTGEYFSDPEMTCFPYSHVGSPQEVIMDRFLSVSFIAALAEGPKAAVTAQLQTLIDTHPALKGRDTVAFPYQTQAYVCHRLDKKA; encoded by the coding sequence ATGACTGGTGTACACACGTCTGCTCAACAAGGTTTCTCTACCCAGGCCGTCACCTACGCCCAAGGCCGGCCGGACTATCCGAGGCAGCTCACGGGCTGGCTGGCGCAGGCCTTACGCATCGACGGCCAGTCGAATGTGGTTGATCTGGGGGCCGGCACCGGCAAGTTCACCCGTTTGCTCAGCACCCTGGCGCCAAGGTTGACGGCCGTCGAACCGGTGGCTGAAATGGGTGCCCAGTTGAAAAGGCTTCTGCCGGATGTGCGTCTGGTCAATGGCACTGCGCAGTCCATGCCATTGCCCTCTGCCAGTGCGGACGCGGTGGTGTGTGCCCAGGCGTTCCACTGGTTCTCCACCGAGGCGGCCCTGGCGGAGATCCATCGCGTGCTCAAGGCCGACGGCCGCCTTGGCCTGGTCTGGAACGTGCGGGATGAATCGGTGGATTGGGTCGCGGCCATCACGCGGATCATCACCCCCTACGAGGGCGACACCCCGCGTTTTCATACCGGTCGCTGGCGTGAAGCCTTTACCGGCGAGTACTTTTCCGACCCTGAGATGACCTGTTTTCCCTACAGCCATGTCGGCAGCCCTCAGGAAGTGATCATGGACCGCTTCCTCTCCGTGAGCTTTATCGCCGCGCTGGCTGAGGGTCCCAAGGCAGCGGTCACCGCACAGTTGCAGACACTGATCGACACGCATCCGGCACTGAAGGGCCGGGACACCGTCGCCTTCCCGTATCAGACCCAGGCCTACGTCTGCCACCGGCTTGATAAAAAGGCATAA
- the sfnG gene encoding dimethylsulfone monooxygenase SfnG, whose protein sequence is MSQQAVKFAYWVPNVSGGLVVSKIEQRTHWGIDYNRKLAQLAEAAGFEYGLTQIRFTAGYGAENQHESVAFSHALLAATTTLKVIAAILPGPWQPALAAKQLATIDQLTNGRIAVNIVSGWFKGEFQAIGEPWLEHDERYRRSEEFIRSLKGIWTQDDFTFKGDFYRFNNYTLKPKPLGQPEVFQGGSSRAARDMAARVSDWYFTNGNTPEGIKAQVDDIRAKAAANNHSVKVGVNAFIIARDTEEEARAVLAEIIDKADPEAVNAFGDAAKQAGKASPEGEGNWAKSSFEDLVQYNDGFKTNLIGTPQQIAERIVALKAVGVDLVLAGFLHFQEEVEYFGQRVLPLVRELEAKAGIRQVA, encoded by the coding sequence ATGAGTCAGCAAGCCGTGAAATTTGCCTATTGGGTGCCCAACGTCAGCGGTGGGCTGGTGGTCAGCAAGATCGAGCAACGCACCCACTGGGGCATCGACTACAACCGCAAACTGGCGCAACTGGCCGAAGCCGCCGGCTTCGAGTACGGCTTGACCCAGATCCGCTTCACCGCCGGTTACGGCGCCGAGAACCAGCACGAGTCGGTAGCCTTCAGCCATGCGCTGCTCGCGGCCACCACCACCCTCAAGGTGATCGCGGCGATCCTGCCGGGCCCATGGCAGCCGGCGCTGGCGGCCAAGCAACTGGCGACCATTGACCAGCTCACCAATGGCCGTATCGCGGTGAATATCGTCAGCGGCTGGTTCAAGGGCGAATTCCAGGCCATTGGTGAGCCGTGGCTGGAGCACGATGAGCGCTATCGCCGCTCCGAAGAGTTCATCCGCTCGCTCAAAGGCATCTGGACCCAGGATGACTTCACCTTCAAGGGCGACTTCTACCGCTTCAACAATTACACCCTCAAGCCCAAGCCCCTGGGCCAGCCCGAAGTGTTCCAGGGCGGCAGCTCACGGGCGGCACGGGACATGGCCGCGCGGGTGTCGGACTGGTACTTCACCAACGGCAATACGCCGGAAGGCATCAAGGCCCAGGTCGATGACATCCGCGCCAAGGCGGCGGCGAATAACCACTCGGTCAAAGTCGGCGTCAACGCCTTTATCATCGCCCGCGATACGGAAGAAGAAGCGCGCGCCGTGCTGGCCGAGATCATCGACAAGGCCGACCCGGAAGCGGTCAACGCCTTTGGTGATGCGGCCAAACAAGCGGGCAAGGCCTCACCGGAAGGCGAGGGCAACTGGGCCAAATCCAGTTTTGAAGACCTGGTGCAGTACAACGACGGCTTCAAGACCAACCTGATCGGCACGCCGCAACAGATCGCCGAGCGCATCGTTGCGCTCAAGGCGGTGGGGGTGGACCTGGTGCTGGCCGGCTTCCTGCACTTTCAGGAAGAAGTCGAGTACTTCGGCCAGCGTGTGCTGCCGCTGGTGCGTGAGCTGGAGGCTAAGGCCGGAATCAGGCAGGTGGCTTGA
- a CDS encoding sulfite exporter TauE/SafE family protein produces MDVGNVGFVVAGLIVGFIVGMTGVGGGSLMTPILLWFGINPATAVGTDLLYAAITKSGGVLVHSKNRNIDWTITGWLTLGSVPAVLLTLWFLASLHTDPSAMNAMIKQALGVVLLLTALAILFKKSLLAFAQRHAGDDYHMSPRNLNALTVVTGAVLGTMVALTSIGAGALGTVALFILYPFLATRRLVGTEIAHAVPLTLVAGLGHASMGNMDWPLLGFLLMGSLPGIYLGSHMTGRIPDAVLRPCLAVMLMAVGYKLAF; encoded by the coding sequence ATGGATGTGGGTAATGTGGGGTTTGTGGTTGCTGGCCTGATCGTGGGTTTTATCGTAGGCATGACCGGCGTCGGCGGAGGCTCCTTGATGACGCCGATCCTGTTGTGGTTCGGCATCAACCCGGCCACCGCCGTGGGCACTGACCTGTTGTATGCCGCCATCACCAAGTCCGGCGGTGTGCTGGTGCACAGCAAGAACAGGAACATCGACTGGACCATCACTGGCTGGCTCACCCTGGGCAGTGTGCCAGCGGTATTGCTGACCCTGTGGTTCCTCGCCAGTCTGCACACCGACCCGAGTGCGATGAACGCGATGATCAAGCAGGCCCTCGGTGTGGTGCTGCTGCTGACGGCCCTGGCGATCCTGTTCAAGAAAAGTCTGTTGGCGTTTGCCCAACGCCATGCCGGCGATGACTATCACATGAGCCCGCGCAACCTGAACGCGCTGACCGTAGTGACCGGCGCGGTGCTCGGCACCATGGTGGCCCTGACCTCCATCGGCGCCGGGGCGCTGGGCACGGTGGCGTTGTTTATCCTGTATCCGTTCCTGGCCACGCGTCGCCTGGTCGGTACCGAAATCGCCCATGCCGTGCCGCTGACCCTGGTGGCAGGCTTGGGGCATGCCAGCATGGGCAATATGGATTGGCCGTTGTTGGGCTTTTTGTTGATGGGGTCGTTGCCGGGCATTTACCTGGGCAGCCACATGACCGGCAGGATCCCGGACGCTGTGCTGCGTCCGTGCCTGGCGGTGATGTTGATGGCGGTGGGTTACAAGCTCGCATTCTAA
- a CDS encoding acyl-CoA dehydrogenase family protein — protein sequence MTEQHVINPLSIGVDYPPLAARFRPIFQRIAEGAVERELSRTLPYEPIQWLKEAGFGAVRVPVEYGGGGASLPQLFELLIELAEADSNVPQALRGHFAFAEDRLNAPPSAARDLWFKRFVDGDIVGCAWTEIGNVAIGDVVTQVSPDGDQWTLNGEKFYSTGSIFADWIDVYAQRSDTGADVIAATRARQPGVVHSDDWDGFGQRTTGSGTSRFNHAVVEADNVIDFATRFKYQTAFYQLVLLASLAGIGRAALRDVAHQVRSRQRIYSHGNAPHVSQDAQIQQVVGEVAALVYAAEASALKATLPAQRAYLARFGGDDAVEREANVAAEIESATAQVVVSQLIQRATSELFNALGASDVRQGKALDRHWRNARTVSSHNPVIYKARIVGDWVVNGAEPPFVWQIGNGPGKA from the coding sequence ATGACCGAACAACACGTCATCAACCCGCTTTCCATCGGCGTCGATTACCCGCCCCTGGCCGCCCGCTTTCGGCCGATTTTCCAGCGCATCGCCGAGGGCGCGGTAGAACGCGAACTGAGCCGCACCCTGCCCTACGAACCGATCCAGTGGCTCAAGGAGGCCGGCTTTGGCGCGGTGCGCGTGCCGGTGGAGTACGGCGGTGGCGGCGCTTCCCTGCCGCAATTGTTCGAACTGCTGATCGAACTGGCCGAAGCCGACTCCAACGTGCCCCAAGCCCTGCGTGGGCACTTCGCCTTTGCCGAAGACCGCCTCAACGCGCCGCCCAGCGCCGCCCGCGACCTGTGGTTCAAGCGCTTCGTGGACGGCGACATCGTTGGCTGCGCCTGGACCGAGATCGGCAACGTGGCCATCGGCGACGTGGTCACCCAAGTCAGCCCCGATGGTGACCAGTGGACGCTCAACGGTGAAAAGTTCTACAGCACCGGCAGCATTTTCGCCGACTGGATTGATGTCTACGCCCAACGCAGCGACACCGGCGCCGACGTAATCGCCGCCACTCGCGCCCGCCAGCCAGGGGTGGTCCACAGCGATGACTGGGACGGCTTTGGCCAACGCACCACCGGCAGCGGCACATCGCGCTTTAACCATGCGGTGGTGGAGGCAGACAACGTCATCGACTTTGCCACACGGTTCAAATACCAGACCGCGTTCTACCAGTTGGTGCTGCTCGCCAGCCTGGCGGGCATCGGCCGCGCAGCCCTGCGCGACGTGGCACATCAGGTGCGCAGCCGCCAGCGCATCTACAGCCATGGCAATGCGCCCCATGTCAGCCAGGACGCGCAGATTCAGCAAGTGGTGGGCGAAGTGGCGGCCCTGGTCTACGCCGCCGAGGCCAGCGCCTTGAAGGCCACGCTGCCGGCGCAACGGGCGTACCTGGCGCGGTTTGGTGGGGATGACGCCGTGGAGCGCGAAGCCAATGTGGCGGCGGAAATCGAATCGGCCACTGCGCAGGTGGTGGTGTCGCAGTTGATCCAGCGCGCTACCAGTGAACTGTTCAATGCACTGGGGGCTTCTGATGTGCGCCAGGGTAAAGCGCTGGATCGACATTGGCGCAATGCGCGGACGGTGTCTTCGCATAATCCGGTGATCTACAAGGCGCGGATCGTGGGGGATTGGGTGGTTAATGGGGCTGAGCCGCCGTTTGTTTGGCAGATTGGGAATGGGCCGGGGAAGGCTTGA
- a CDS encoding ParD-like family protein: MGIVKITDQLHEQLRLASAAMDRSINAQAEFWIKIGLLAELNPQLPYNELINKLLLDKPDLIRGRSQ, from the coding sequence ATGGGCATCGTCAAGATCACCGACCAATTGCACGAACAACTGCGCCTGGCCAGCGCCGCGATGGACCGCTCCATCAACGCCCAGGCCGAGTTCTGGATCAAGATCGGCCTGCTGGCCGAGCTCAACCCGCAGCTGCCTTACAACGAGCTGATCAACAAGCTGTTGCTGGACAAACCCGACCTGATCCGGGGACGCAGCCAATGA
- the map gene encoding type I methionyl aminopeptidase, whose product MIKTPQQLAVMRESGRLLAQVFSMLDGFVAAGRSTLELDSAVETFIRQELKARPASLGQYDYPFCINTSINEVVCHGMPSAKEILKDGDIINIDITLEKGGFIADSSKMYMIGAVTPKARRLVEMTFEAMWAGIRQVRPGARLGDIGHAIQRHAQANGYSVVREYCGHGIGREMHEEPQILHFGRPGTGLELREGMVFTIEPMLNQGSAKVRSLKDGWTVVTKDNSLSAQWEHTVAVTADGFEVLTLQAST is encoded by the coding sequence ATGATCAAGACGCCACAACAGCTTGCGGTGATGCGCGAATCCGGGCGCCTGCTGGCACAGGTGTTCAGTATGCTCGACGGCTTTGTCGCCGCCGGCCGCTCTACCCTGGAACTGGACAGCGCGGTAGAAACCTTCATCCGCCAGGAGCTGAAGGCCCGCCCGGCCAGCTTGGGCCAGTATGACTACCCCTTCTGCATCAACACCTCGATCAACGAAGTGGTGTGCCATGGCATGCCCAGCGCGAAGGAAATCCTCAAGGACGGCGACATCATCAACATCGACATCACCCTGGAAAAAGGCGGCTTTATTGCCGACTCCAGCAAGATGTACATGATCGGCGCCGTCACCCCCAAGGCGCGGCGCCTGGTGGAGATGACCTTCGAGGCGATGTGGGCCGGCATCCGCCAGGTCCGGCCCGGCGCCCGCCTGGGTGATATCGGCCATGCGATCCAGCGTCACGCCCAGGCGAACGGCTACAGCGTGGTGCGTGAATACTGCGGCCATGGCATCGGCCGGGAAATGCACGAAGAGCCGCAAATCCTGCACTTCGGTCGCCCCGGCACCGGGCTGGAACTGCGCGAAGGCATGGTGTTTACCATCGAGCCGATGCTCAACCAGGGCAGCGCCAAGGTGCGCAGCCTGAAGGACGGCTGGACGGTGGTGACCAAAGACAACAGCCTGTCGGCGCAATGGGAACATACGGTCGCGGTGACGGCGGATGGGTTTGAGGTGCTGACGTTGCAAGCGAGCACCTGA
- a CDS encoding GNAT family N-acetyltransferase/peptidase C39 family protein has translation MALSFRVATPCDVPELVALEQHCFTTDRLSSRSFQWMISRAHGELLVAENDGQLLGYALVLFHRGTSLARLYSIAIAEPARGLGLGKQLLARIEAIAVEHDCAYLRLEVRSDNPGALALYERTGYRRFALINDYYEDHTDALRLEKRIVQHQDARPQSVPYYQQTTDFTCGAACLLMAMGALVPERVTQRREELQIWREATTVFMTAGHGGCSPQGLALAAWRRGFGVRMQVNVRGPLFLDGVRDAHKKDVMRLVHEAFDEELAASGVEQVVGGALDLPRVLREGGQPLVLISSYRLTRSKSPHWVMITDCDDDFVYLHDPDVDHSQHRQPLDCQHLPVSHGEFERMCRFGNNKLRAAVVVFKPPA, from the coding sequence ATGGCTCTTTCCTTTCGCGTTGCAACTCCGTGCGATGTGCCTGAACTGGTGGCACTGGAACAACATTGTTTCACCACCGACCGGCTGTCATCGCGCAGTTTTCAGTGGATGATCAGCCGCGCCCATGGCGAGTTGTTGGTCGCGGAGAACGACGGACAATTGCTTGGTTATGCGTTGGTGCTGTTCCACCGTGGTACCTCGCTGGCGCGCCTGTATTCCATCGCCATTGCCGAGCCTGCGCGTGGTCTGGGGCTGGGCAAACAATTGCTCGCGCGCATCGAGGCAATTGCGGTGGAACATGACTGCGCCTACCTGCGCCTGGAAGTGCGCAGCGATAACCCAGGCGCCCTCGCGCTGTATGAGCGAACTGGCTACCGGCGCTTCGCCCTGATCAACGACTATTACGAAGACCACACCGACGCCCTGCGCCTGGAGAAGCGCATCGTCCAGCACCAGGATGCGCGCCCGCAAAGCGTGCCGTATTACCAGCAGACCACTGACTTCACCTGTGGCGCCGCGTGCCTGCTGATGGCCATGGGCGCGCTGGTGCCGGAGCGCGTGACGCAGCGTCGCGAAGAGCTGCAGATCTGGCGCGAAGCGACCACCGTGTTCATGACCGCCGGCCATGGCGGTTGCAGCCCGCAAGGGTTGGCGCTGGCGGCCTGGCGCCGGGGCTTTGGTGTGCGTATGCAGGTGAATGTGCGTGGGCCGCTGTTTCTGGATGGCGTGCGGGACGCGCATAAAAAGGACGTGATGCGTCTGGTGCATGAGGCCTTCGACGAGGAGTTGGCGGCCAGTGGCGTCGAGCAAGTGGTCGGCGGTGCGCTCGACCTGCCCCGGGTATTGCGCGAAGGCGGCCAACCGCTGGTGCTGATCAGCAGCTACCGCCTCACCCGCTCCAAATCACCGCACTGGGTGATGATCACCGATTGCGACGATGACTTTGTCTACCTGCACGACCCGGACGTCGACCACAGTCAGCACCGCCAGCCCTTGGACTGCCAGCACCTGCCGGTCAGCCATGGGGAATTCGAGCGCATGTGCCGGTTCGGTAATAACAAACTTCGCGCGGCCGTGGTGGTCTTCAAGCCACCTGCCTGA
- a CDS encoding DUF1652 domain-containing protein, which yields MLSELELRSIIEGSFLPKRCECTKAEDASLTIRVYDDRDRDRVDLEVKGVSADKLNSSRAICNLIAQLREELRHTHAPVLQRAAGRGYYS from the coding sequence ATGCTTTCGGAACTAGAGCTTCGCAGCATTATTGAAGGAAGTTTCCTGCCTAAACGGTGTGAGTGCACCAAAGCCGAAGATGCGTCGTTGACGATCAGGGTCTATGACGACCGCGACCGTGATCGCGTGGACCTGGAGGTCAAGGGCGTGAGTGCGGACAAGCTCAACAGCAGTCGCGCCATCTGCAACCTGATCGCCCAATTGCGCGAAGAACTCAGGCACACCCACGCCCCTGTGCTGCAACGAGCGGCAGGGCGTGGTTATTACTCCTGA